One window from the genome of Populus alba chromosome 15, ASM523922v2, whole genome shotgun sequence encodes:
- the LOC118056335 gene encoding pentatricopeptide repeat-containing protein At4g25270, chloroplastic: protein MVTILQPPSFHTPSRTLHHYPSITSKTSRKKRELKEKHKQTQFQKNLNKRTLSFPKSSPTPLLINHRPPPQTQLEALENVIKDLQSSMEKGIRIDTQIFSSLLETCYRLNAIELGVKIHRLIPINLLRRNAGISSKLVRLYSSCGDVEVAHQVFDEMFKRGESAFPWNSLIAGYIELGLYEDAMALYFQMEEEGVEPDQFTFPRVLKACGGIGLIRIGEAVHRDLVRLGFANDGFVLNALVDMYAKCGDIVKARRVFDKIDCKDSISWNSMLTGYIRHGLIAEALHTFHSMVHDGMELDSVAVSTILANVSSFEVAVQIHGWIVRRGMEWDFSIANSLIAVYSNGRKLDRARWLFDHMPEKDIVSWNSIISAHCKDLKALTYFELMERDGALPDKITFVSLLSACAHLGLVKDGERLFSLMKAKYKINPIMEHYACMVNLYGRAGLINEAYAIVRDQMEFEAGPTVWGALLYSCYLHRNVDTGEIAAQYLFDLEPDNEHNFELLMKIYGNAGRLEDAERVRKMMVDRGL from the coding sequence ATGGTAACCATTCTCCAGCCACCAAGCTTCCACACACCTTCAAGAACTCTCCACCACTACCCTTCCATCACAAGCAAAACaagcaggaaaaaaagagagctaAAAgagaaacacaaacaaacacagttccaaaaaaaccttaacaaaaGAACCCTTTCTTTCCCAAAATCTTCCCCAACTCCTCTCCTTATTAACCACAGGCCCCCTCCCCAAACCCAACTAGAAGCCTTAGAAAATGTTATCAAAGACCTCCAGTCCTCCATGGAAAAGGGCATTAGAATTGATACTCaaattttctcttcacttttaGAAACATGTTACCGTTTAAATGCTATAGAACTTGGTGTTAAAATTCATAGGCTAATACCCATTAATCTGTTACGTAGAAATGCTGGCATTTCGTCGAAATTGGTGAGGTTGTACTCGTCATGTGGGGATGTTGAAGTAGCTCACcaggtgtttgatgaaatgtttAAGAGAGGGGAGTCGGCGTTTCCATGGAACTCGCTTATTGCAGGGTATATTGAATTGGGTCTGTATGAGGACGCCATGGCGCTTTACTTTCAAATGGAAGAAGAGGGTGTTGAACCGGACCAGTTTACGTTCCCTCGGGTTTTGAAAGCTTGCGGGGGAATTGGGTTGATTCGGATAGGCGAGGCGGTGCATAGGGATTTAGTTAGGTTGGGTTTTGCTAATGATGGGTTTGTGTTAAATGCGCTTGTTGATATGTATGCGAAATGTGGTGACATTGTTAAGGCTAGAAGGGTATTTGATAAGATAGATTGTAAGGACTCTATTTCATGGAATTCTATGCTTACGGGTTATATTCGTCATGGGTTAATAGCCGAGGCATTACACACATTTCATAGTATGGTTCATGATGGGATGGAGCTTGATTCGGTGGCTGTTTCAACAATCCTTGCCAATGTATCGTCCTTTGAGGTTGCAGTTCAAATTCATGGATGGATTGTCAGGAGAGGAATGGAGTGGGATTTTTCTATTGCTAATTCTTTGATTGCTGTCTACTCAAATGGCAGGAAGTTGGATCGAGCACGTTGGTTGTTTGATCACATGCCAGAGAAGGATATTGTATCATGGAATTCTATAATTTCTGCTCATTGTAAAGACCTCAAGGCATTGACTTACTTTGAGTTGATGGAGAGGGATGGTGCTTTGCCAGATAAAATCACATTTGTGTCATTACTATCAGCTTGCGCTCATTTGGGTTTAGTGAAGGACGGGGAGAGGTTATTTTCACTGATGAAAGCGAAATACAAGATAAATCCTATCATGGAGCACTATGCTTGTATGGTGAATCTTTATGGAAGGGCAGGGTTAATCAACGAGGCATACGCCATCGTTAGGGATCAAATGGAGTTCGAGGCTGGTCCAACTGTGTGGGGAGCGTTGTTGTATTCTTGTTATCTCCACCGTAATGTAGATACTGGAGAGATTGCAGCTCAATATCTTTTTGACTTGGAGCCAGATAATGAACACAATTTTGAACTCTTGATGAAGATCTACGGCAATGCAGGTAGATTGGAGGATGCAGAAAGagtaagaaaaatgatggttgaCAGGGGATTGTAA
- the LOC118056336 gene encoding pectinesterase inhibitor 4, with amino-acid sequence MEAKISIPSNALALLLAFLLCISLADATTTKNSSETYTNYLKKACNSTLYPQLCLESLSSYTSTIKTNDLKLCSKALSVTLKAASNTSKLVTNLSKGGNLSKTEAGIVQDCIDEMGDSIDMLKQSLKALGSLNGSDHIQFQISNIKTWMSAALTDETTCTDGIDERKISDEVMRKIRKTIVNIAMLTSNALALLNKLPY; translated from the coding sequence ATGGAAGCTAAAATATCCATTCCAAGTAATGCTTTAGCATTACTTCTTGCTTTTCTTCTATGCATATCCTTAGCAGATGCCACCACCACCAAGAATTCCAGCGAAACCTACACAAATTACCTAAAAAAAGCTTGCAATTCTACCTTATATCCACAACTTTGCTTGGAGTCCCTCTCTTCTTACACCTCCACCATCAAAACCAATGACCTCAAACTATGTTCCAAAGCGCTCTCTGTGACCCTCAAAGCTGCAAGCAACACATCAAAACTAGTAACAAATTTATCAAAGGGAGGGAACTTAAGCAAGACAGAAGCTGGTATTGTTCAAGATTGCATTGATGAAATGGGAGACTCCATTGATATGTTGAAGCAGTCTTTGAAGGCTTTAGGTAGCCTAAATGGTTCTGATCATATTCAATTTCAGATTTCTAACATAAAAACATGGATGAGTGCTGCGTTAACGGATGAAACTACCTGCACAGATGGAATTGATGAGAGGAAGATAAGTGATGAGGTGATGAGAAAGATCAGGAAGACTATAGTGAATATTGCCATGCTCACTAGCAATGCTTTGGCTCTTCTTAATAAACTTccttactag
- the LOC118056337 gene encoding UMP-CMP kinase isoform X3 yields MLNTIKEGRIVPSEVTVRLIQQEMESSDSNKFLIDGFPRTEENRIAFEQLIGLEPNVVLFFDCPEEEMVKRVLNRNQGRVDDNIDTVKKRLKVFEILNLPVIDYYSKRGKLRKINAVGTEDEIFEKVRPIFSACGMMSHYFAF; encoded by the exons ATGCTTAACACAATTAAAGAAGGCAGGATTGTTCCTTCAGAAGTGACTGTCAGACTGATCCAGCAAGAGATGGAATCAAGTGACAGCAATAAATTTCTCATTGATGGTTTCCCACGAACTGAGGAGAATCGAATAGCATTTGAACAATTA attgggcttgAACCAAATGTTGTGCTTTTCTTTGACTGTCCTGAAGAAGAGATGGTAAAACGAGTGCTAAACCGCAATCAG GGCCGAGTTGATGACAACATAGATACAGTCAAGAAACGTCTTAAAGTGTTTGAAATCCTAAATCTTCCTGTTATTGACTACTACTCCAAGAGAGGGAAACTTCGTAAG ATCAATGCAGTGGGAACAGAAGATGAGATTTTTGAAAAAGTCCGCCCTATTTTTTCTGCTTGTGGTATGATGTCTCATTATTTCGCATTTTAA